A genomic segment from Nocardia cyriacigeorgica GUH-2 encodes:
- a CDS encoding amino acid ABC transporter ATP-binding protein yields the protein MISMRNVNKHFGALHVLRDINLEVPKGQVVIVLGPSGSGKSTLCRTINRLEPIDTGDISVDGVPLPAEGRGLAALRADVGMVFQSFNLFAHKTILENVMLAPIKVRKMKKDDARTKAMGLLERVGIANQADKYPAQLSGGQQQRVAIARALAMNPKVMLFDEPTSALDPEMVNEVLEVMVSLAKEGMTMLVVTHEMGFARKAGNRVLFMADGQVVEDAPPETFFTTPKSDRAKDFLGKILSH from the coding sequence GCACGTGTTGCGCGACATCAACCTCGAGGTGCCCAAAGGGCAGGTCGTGATCGTGCTGGGTCCCTCCGGATCCGGTAAATCGACGCTGTGCCGCACCATCAATCGGCTCGAGCCGATCGATACCGGCGACATCAGCGTCGACGGAGTGCCGCTGCCCGCCGAGGGCCGCGGACTGGCCGCACTGCGCGCCGATGTCGGCATGGTGTTCCAGTCGTTCAACCTGTTCGCGCACAAGACGATCCTCGAGAACGTCATGCTCGCGCCGATCAAGGTGCGCAAGATGAAGAAGGACGACGCCCGCACGAAGGCGATGGGGCTACTCGAACGCGTCGGCATCGCCAACCAGGCCGACAAGTACCCGGCCCAGCTGTCCGGTGGTCAGCAGCAGCGCGTGGCCATCGCGCGCGCACTGGCGATGAACCCCAAGGTGATGCTGTTCGACGAGCCGACCTCCGCCCTCGACCCCGAGATGGTCAACGAGGTCCTCGAGGTCATGGTCTCGCTCGCCAAAGAGGGCATGACCATGCTCGTGGTCACCCACGAGATGGGCTTCGCCCGCAAAGCGGGCAACCGGGTGCTGTTCATGGCCGACGGTCAAGTGGTCGAAGACGCCCCGCCGGAAACGTTCTTCACCACCCCGAAGTCCGACCGGGCCAAGGACTTCCTCGGCAAGATTCTCAGCCACTGA